A genomic region of Castor canadensis chromosome 16, mCasCan1.hap1v2, whole genome shotgun sequence contains the following coding sequences:
- the LOC109681030 gene encoding sperm motility kinase Z-like, with translation MSIDRTQELDKHDNEASSSGEEALRTQYMLMGRLGQGAFSKVRLAYHRLTGVDVAVKEMKRGEYNSLIASEVNVLRMLDHPHVIQLFQVIESEDYIYLVLEHAKSGTLWDKIEHSGRLQEEEARRLFGQVASALCYCHQRGIVHRDLKPDNILLDQAGNVKIADFGLATWFLPGQKLKQGCGVLAFRGPEFYLCQPYDGPKADAWTLGVTLYFMLTAEFPFHGTTYWQLKPQILKGKISLPYYLSTSGRNLIYSLLNYIPWRRPTMEQVLCHPWLTEAAEKPPPIHSSKTLPSHLDPNIMLAMTEMGFDPSQIQDSLLRRRFDEALCIYLMLQRQKCQGLFTGLLAISSPEPTTNHPDYHDPPHVSEVEPDSPHRSPAGS, from the exons ATGAGTATAGACCGTACTCAGGAACTAGACAAACATGACAATGAGGCTAGCTCTTCTGGGGAAGAGGCCCTCAGAACTCAGTACATGCTGATGGGGAGGCTGGGCCAGGGTGCCTTTAGCAAGGTGAGACTTGCCTACCACCGCCTCACTGGGGTGGACGTGGCGGTGAAGGAAATGAAGAGGGGTGAGTATAACTCCCTGATTGCATCGGAGGTGAATGTGTTGAGGATGCTGGACCACCCTCATGTGATCCAGTTGTTTCAGGTCATCGAGTCTGAGGACTACATCTACCTGGTGCTGGAGCATGCCAAGAGCGGGACGCTGTGGGACAAAATAGAGCACTCGGGCCGCCTGCAGGAGGAGGAGGCCAGGAGGCTGTTTGGGCAGGTGGCATCTGCGTTGTGTTACTGTCACCAGAGGGGCATAGTGCATAGGGATCTGAAACCCGATAACATTCTTCTGGACCAAGCCGGCAATGTGAAGATAGCTGATTTTGGCCTGGCCACCTGGTTCTTACCTGGCCAGAAACTGAAACAGGGATGTGGCGTGTTAGCATTTCGGGGTCCAGAGTTTTACCTGTGCCAACCATACGATGGCCCCAAGGCGGACGCCTGGACCCTGGGGGTCACCCTATACTTCATGCTCACTGCGGAGTTTCCATTTCATGGTACCACCTATTGGCAGCTGAAGCCACAGATCCTAAAAGGAAAAATCAGCCTCCCCTACTACCTCTCGACTTCGGGACGAAATCTTATCTATTCTTTGTTAAACTATATCCCCTGGCGGAGGCCCACGATGGAGCAGGTGTTGTGTCACCCTTGGCTTACCGAAGCAGCAGAAAAGCCCCCACCAATTCATTCCAGCAAGACCCTACCCAGCCACCTGGACCCCAACATCATGCTGGCAATGACAGAGATGGGTTTCGACCCCAGTCAGATACAGGACTCTCTGCTTCGCAGGCGGTTCGATGAGGCCTTATGTATCTACCTGATGCTCCAGCGTCAGAAGTGCCAGGGGCTTT TTACTGGGCTACTCGCAATCAGTTCACCTGAGCCAACAACTAATCACCCCGACTACCATGACCCACCTCATGTTTCAGAGGTGGAGCCCGACTCCCCGCATAGAAGTCCCGCAGGATCCTGA